The stretch of DNA TTCATGTCGTGCGATTACGCGGCCCTCGTCGCGCACTTCCACCTGACTCGGTTAGAGTCGGACCTCGACCGTCCTGCCAACCGCCGCCGGCACCGAATACAGATTGGTTCGCACTCGCACACATCCGAGCCCGTCCACGCGCGGGAACGAGATCTCCGCCAGCTCCAATCCGCTCTCGGCGAGCGGCAGCAGATGCGCGCGTTCCTCGATCATCAGCGCTCCCACCAGCCGGCTCTGCCCGGCGATCTGGCGCCGTTCATCTTCGCGGCAGGCGGCAAGCAGTTGGGCATTGAGATCTTCGAGATCGCGCGCTTTGGGCATCGGTACCCAGTGGTTGCGCCGGAAGTAGCCGGCCTCGCTTTCGATCCCGCCTTTTTCGTGCGCCGCATACGGCGAGCAGAACTCGCTGGCGAACCGCCAATGCGAGCGGAACGCAATGAAGCGTGCAGTCTCCTCGCGCTGGTAACCGCGCAGGATCTTCTTCACCGCCGCTTTCAAGTTGTCATAGCGCAGGAGGTGGAATACGCCCTGAAAGTATTGGAACGCGAGTTCGTTGGCGTCCAGGAAGGCCTGCTGTGTCGCCCGGCGATACGCGCGGTGGAACGCCGCTCCGCTCGCCATGCTCCGCATCGAGAACACCTGCAGCAGCGTCGGTTCGCCCGCCAACTCCGCCCACGCCTCGTACCAGTCGACCTGGCCTTCCTGCCCTGGCTGATAGCTCTGTGGAACGCATACCGTGCGCGTCGACCACCCAAGCAATTCCTTCCGTTCGCGCACGTACTGGCGGACTGTCACTTCGGCCACCTTGCACTCCGGGATCTCGGCCACGATGCGCTGCCAGATGCGGCGTGCGGTGTGGCGCTGCTTGCGCGGCGCCCTGCGGTCGGCTTCGAGGATTGCGTCGATAAACGGAATCAGCGGGCCTATCACCGGTCGCTCGCGTTCCACCGTTTTGCGCGGCGGCGGTTCCGCGCTCGCCAGCGCCTGCCGGACCATCCGCCGATGAACTCCGAGCTTGGCAGCGACCCCTTTTATGGTCCCGACTCCGAACTCGTACTCCCTTCGGATCTGCTCGAACAGCTCCACCTT from Candidatus Binataceae bacterium encodes:
- the istA gene encoding IS21 family transposase — encoded protein: MELFEQIRREYEFGVGTIKGVAAKLGVHRRMVRQALASAEPPPRKTVERERPVIGPLIPFIDAILEADRRAPRKQRHTARRIWQRIVAEIPECKVAEVTVRQYVRERKELLGWSTRTVCVPQSYQPGQEGQVDWYEAWAELAGEPTLLQVFSMRSMASGAAFHRAYRRATQQAFLDANELAFQYFQGVFHLLRYDNLKAAVKKILRGYQREETARFIAFRSHWRFASEFCSPYAAHEKGGIESEAGYFRRNHWVPMPKARDLEDLNAQLLAACREDERRQIAGQSRLVGALMIEERAHLLPLAESGLELAEISFPRVDGLGCVRVRTNLYSVPAAVGRTVEVRL